The DNA region cttcatattgcagggcacttatgtgcttacaacttatgatagggtagtcagatctccaatcgaattcgtgctcgttgaaaaggtcttttgattacctatccaatgttagttcgcatgagagatccggacaacgttttcatcaaaatatctgagatccagcctccaaaaagtgcattaataacacttaagtgattataacttttgatagggttgtcagatcttcaatgtcttggacgcgttggaaaggtctttcaaatacctttctgaaaatgtatagcatgacggggtttcttacaaaaaccaccctttttacaatcttctgtagtttagtcaaaatcgtttttttatcataacttttgaagtactcaactaaactgcataatttttaatagcaacttatgggaccccaagacggacaattttttgatcaacatcccaccacacacacagacatttgctcagaatctagctcagaatttaattctgagtcaataggtatacatgaaggtgggtctaggaggtctaattgagaagttaatttttcgagtgattttatagcctatcttcagtaaggtgaggaaggcaaaaagttcaaaagtttaaaccagaatttaaattttttaataataaaataaaaatagaaattgtACGATCTAGTGCGAGATCTGGTCACAGACAAATCTAGTgtctcaaaatttttaaatacatttcgtactcgattatccaatcacgaaattttatttttctcaaaaaatttagttacaaacctaaaatatgacttcTGTAATTTGATATCGGCAAAAATACCGGCTTtttagtacagtccagactcaattatccgaaggcctcagtaaaatttcacttcagataatcgaatcacgaaattttagaaacttcggataatcgagttttcGGATATTTAAGTCTGGAGTGTATTTAAGACTAGATTTgagatttgtaaattttaaatttataaaccgTCGGGAACTGGGGTATAGcgtggtaagcgtggttgcctctcacccagtcggcctaggTTCGAACCCAGATGGTGCcggtggaaaattttgagacgagatttgtctgatcacgccttccgtcggacgggaaagtaaatgttgtctccctgggtcctgtcgccaggtcgccagttcgaatcccgaggtggatggaagcttaggtgtaaaaagaggtttgcaattgcctcaacaatcaagccaaggcaatgctgtagagtgaataatttagatttttttttagatatttttataaaaaaaatatatttttttaaaattttggcatTTTAAGGAatcaagaatttatgaatttaagaattcagaaacatatggatttttttttatttaagaattttaatatgtattttttttattgaatttcttacttttttattttggagaaaaaagaattttcgaatttgaatgttaaatttacttaattttgtttttttttaataatttaatcttCTCATATTTCCCCTAAAGATCCTTCAAAAGATGCGTCGACGATTGGTGAGTGCCTCGAAATACTTGTCAACATTGAGTCCCGATTGCAGAGACATCTATGTCGTAAAAATCCTGATCCTTGATTGGTtgggaaaatttaaacattaccTGATTGGTTTGGATAGCGACATCTACAGATAAGAATAAgatcctaaagccctatgtattttttatgtaaataaataaattgactagacaacattttttctatgGATTAACTAttgtccccttggaacgagctgtcaagcagccctgcttttctgtcaagaagggacgcgaattatttttttaaattgatttaaaaatctattttaaacttttgtggtcgtacaaagggtcattttactcAGAACAATAAGCTTtttcgttgtgaacaataatatcacaaatttaagctaaattttaggacccaatttcccCCTGAATAATCTCAAGCGCATGCACCGTCACACGCACtcgaacacgcagaaaaataagacatatttgaatcaacaaaacgttttgttgatttaaaaatcataatttttgttgaatcaacgctaaacgtcaaagcagctttttcaaaacaacaaaagacttttgtgaaatcgagaaaatcaaagtttgtttcaacgcaaaatcggcgttgattatattcaacaaaaattttgttgaaacaaacctcatacaggctgattctacaaaacttttttctgcgtgaacCGAACTAGGGaacattcttttattacgtaacgcagttagggggGAGGGGATGTCGGTGtctgttacgaaatgttacgaaaattgggggagggaggggggtgtgctggaaaattgtgttacgtaacgcaaaattttcatacaagaattcataaaattttgctaaaagaCCTTGCGTTACGCGTTACTGGGGGGGGGTCCCCCCTGATCGCTCATCTGTTATTTACGATTTGaatcaattcaagcaaaacattgtaaaaggttCCAAgtccattttcaaaacattgagaaaaatcaagttgaaatttgcgaaaagttttttaaatcccaattcaataaaactagggtaatttcaaagtttattcCCTTAAAGGATGGAAAACTGTTGCTATTGTATTGCCTTGTggtcaaaatttccaataaatataTTATAATCGAGAATATTGATGAAAAAGTTTCATAGGCCCCGTCAGAAAGTTTTGATTCCACGAGATATGCTTTGGCCCTTTGCACTTTAGTTCCTTTGTAAACTGGGAAAGTTTCACTTTCCATTTTGGCCCCTGGCCTAACACGATGACAGCTTGTTTATGTtgatgctttgtttgtttgtaccGTGGCCAAAACAGCCCTAACCAAAACAAATTTCTTTATTCTGTTTGGCCTTTTGCATCGAATACATTTTTTcggtgttttaaattgttttttgaagtttttatatgtggtttttgtgttattttaggTATGAAAGATCGTCTAAAGCCTTAGGATTAACTTTGGATGTTGACATTGAAATActagagaatatttttttgagcgAATTGATGTTTGAGGAAGAGTAACTCaactgttgatttgttgattggtGACGTCGCGGACGGCGACGGAACATGGGTTGTCGGGGTAAGTCTTGGCACCGGTTGGCGGTCTCCACGCATTATGTTTTGGATCGCGTCCGAGGCCAGCATATTCTCCATTCAAACACTGACTTATCAGCCGCTCCGGATtacagattgtcaaggcaaacagattggccaatgtttctggacaccaaacgtgctggacaccaaccgccctttacgcccagcaaaactggcagtgttgcaagcgcaaaacatacgttgccagtgccgatttattttgcatcggccAATCTGTCTCCCTCGACAATCTGTACTCCGGATCGATGCGCCAGCGACGAAATGAACGAAGTGTTGGCGTTCGTGTCGTCGGATCTGCTCGTGATGTATTTACCGTCGTGGCGGTCATCGGTGGTTTACACAATTGCCGGGTTGTTCCGGAAGTCGTCGGCTGGGCTGATCCCCGGCGTATTTATTTGTTGGCTGGGTATAGGTTAACTTGTTACACGTCGTTGTTGCCGAATTGCGGTTGCCGGTTTTTTCCATGAAGTAGTTGATGAAGCAGAGACCGTCTGAATTGTGGTTCTGCTGGGTTTTTAGATCCGAGATTTATTGGGGTGTAATTTTCGGCACTGTCCGTACCGAGAATTGATGCTGTGATCACCACCCGGACGCCTACTTCTACCGCCAACATTTTTAACATCCCCTGCTACTTCCGCCGGTGGACAAAGCCGAGACACGCTCTGCCAGTCCCGCAGGACCGGCTGGACTTTCAAGCGGGCTGCTCGGACCGTTCGTCGTTCTATTCCACTAATTTGAAACAAAGGGCCATATTTTGtttctatttttgttttgaaatgacaCTGTGTTGGTCCCTGGACCTAAcacgatttcaaaacaaaacaaatcagttTCCATATTGGCCATTTGATGCCAAGGGTCTATgaggaaattgaaaacaaacaaaatgtgaTAAACTTTGGCTTTTtgcaaaactggattttttcacataaaaatcaactttttatacttttctcGAAATGTAATAATAGTTTTCGGCTAAATGCATCGTTTGCAGTGAAAATCCCGTTTGTGTACATTTTTGACTTAGgaccttttacaatgttttgcttgaattgttaCGAAGGGGGCGGGGGACCGGggtcaaaaatcccaaattttgcgttacgtaataaaagaacgcttcccTAGCTGTCAATAAAATATCGATGAAAAACTTCATTGAACGCACTCATTTCGTTTACTTCATTTGATGGCAACACTTGCACGTTGAAATGACAAGTGTCAAACATCTCAAAACAAACGCCGAAGCGGCATTTTACAAGCCCAGCAGATTTTCCAGgatttgaaaagaattttatgaaaataacatCATGTTCTACCACGTAAGTGTTGcgttaaattcaataatttccaGTTGCTAAATTGAACACATTTGCATAGATATCTTTGGAACACGAAATCCTGCTTCACCCGCGCTACTTCGGTCCGCAGTTGATCGAAACCGTCAAGCAGAAGCTGTACACCGAGGTCGAGGGCACCTGCACGGGCAAGTACGGGTTCGTGATAGCGGTCACCACGATCGACGACATCGGTTCCGGTGTGATTCAGCCGGGCCAGGGCTTCGTGGTGTACCCGGTCAAGTACAAGGCCATCGTGTTCCGGCCGTTCAAGGGCGAGGTGCTGGACGCGGTCGTGACCCAGGTCAACAAGGTGGGCATGTTTGCGGAGATTGGCCCGCTGTCGTGCTTCATTTCGCACCACTCGATTCCGGCGGACATGCAGTTCTGCCCGAACGGAAACCCGCCGTGCTACAAGTCCAAGGACGAGGACGTGGTGATTGCGCTCGAGGACAAGATCCGGCTGAAGATCGTCGGTACCAGGGTGGACGCCACGGGAATTGTAAGTTTGATGGGGTAGAGTTGTTGGACTTTGGgtgttgattgttttttttttttgtttgatttcagTTTGCGATCGGAACACTTATGGACGATTATCTCGGACTGGCTTGTAGTTAAATTATGATTAGGCACTTTTAATTGTAACAAAGAACGATATTTCCACGTTTGTCTAATAATGAAATCTAACTTTTAAGGTATACAAAATTGCTTACTCCGGTAGACTTTAGAGAAATCCTTCCCTGAAAATTCAACAACTTTTTCACAAAGGTTCAACAGAATTGTATAGCAACGTCTTAGTATGCTAGTTAAAATTACAATCAAGCAGCAAGCAGTCGTGGCCGAGCGGTTAAGGCGTCTGACTAGAAATCAGATTCCCTCTGGGAGCGTAGGTTCGAATCCTACCGACTGCGatcaaaagtatatttttgacatggcgtttaatttatttaagatAACAACAATAAATGCCTTGTTTGAttctttcgagatttttgaagtttttgtaatTAATTGATGTTTAAagggcagggatggaataatcgcgaaaaaatcaatttcgcttgcgaacttttttcacccgcgcaaaagaaaatcgctcccgaaattttcccagaaaatcaatctgctgatgattttttgtgaatttccttgtcagcaccactcaaaattattttttttctttttgtttacgcacattgcccatctacaaaatgttacAGGCCAATTTCCGACGTGTaatgttacacttgcaagtgtagtagtgaaagagatgatccgccgaataatcaagatgatgattttttaagattctttttaccgatctttcgtgcgcgagagaggagagcatgctcccttcggattttttctcttgatgaacatccaatgattttcttttaatgatgattattccatcgctgttaAAGGGGAAAAAACCTAAATTCTATCATTTTGCAATATAATAATGGCAGATAACGAAGTAAAATGGAATATTACTTGTAagatttactgaaaattttataaaatatggaccttattttaaaaatgtagcaAATTCTTTCgatgaaaagaaaaataatggATTTTCacattaattttcaatcaataaaaattggtcCGTGGCTCGGAagtaaattttttataattcgcaacttGGGGAAACTTTtcaaggtgtttttttttttttgtaaaatacataaaaaattgtatttttcaaaaatactactGTTTattcagccattccacgtcaaacaggaagtctccaaatcaaaagtgctccaatttggctcaaatttggagtgggggttccttggcccaaataattagacccgtatttttttgtttggcgattagggtggtcctatccgaaatagggtggtccaaaaaatgacatttttcgtcgattttcgcaaaaaccaattttttcaaaaattcatctccggaacggctgaaccaattttagagcgccacaattcaaaagaaaggttattagttcgacttttaaagaaaaatatgttgaggttcaaaaaaactagatgaatatttgaaaagatcctatgaaaatttcatttgccgttttcaaggtctcgggaccaaagagcccatgtctgaaaatatttttccctgattccttgtaatattttacataacatatcaaaaaattgcggatatccattaacacgtttcggagatatgtttttttaaacataaagacTGGGTTTCTCGaagcgccgcgcgcaaaaatgggaaaatgacgaaaacgggtaaaaataaacttttttcactaaaactgcgataacttgaaaatttcagcgatgacctatacatgtctgggtaccaaaattttcataattgaaagacgcatgGTTATCAAGCGAGGCAAAAATTCGTATGCAGTTTCacttattagagttttttttgaaccccgttggttggtcaaagtcaaactaaaaagtgacgatctgtcactttttacacggcgctcacgcacactatcaaaacaaacgtttggtagtgtgtgtgaactccgtgtaaaaggggtgtcaaactaaaaagtaatcccgttcgtttgacaacagttagtgtcaaaccatcggggtttgagtgtttGTGTATCAGACGAATCGGAATTTGGTATGCATTTtcagtttatcaatttttataatacattttttataaacGAAACGacgcgaaattttgcatgtattttcactttaattaaaactaaaactttcagaaaataattattatatttacaatttgagtatttaaaaaatgcggaattttgtgaaattttattaataaacaaacaaaactctaataatgttaaaaaatcatacacaaTTTAACTTCGTTTGATAACCAATTTGGGAATAGAAAActgtaataaagtgaaaatgcataccaaATTTCGCCTCGTTTGAAATCGATCCTTATCTATCGTTCGCTTGCAATAATCAGGgttgaattcaatttattttgaaattgaattattcaaaacactGCTAATTTTGGCGCAAGAACTCTGTTTGACTTTTACAAATTAGGACGCCGGAGCTTTAAAGTCGATCGGGACTTTCTCTCCttcaagaaaaaattaaacttgtgtagattttccttgttttttatatttcactTAATAAAGAAGACGTCGCCCAGCGCATACCCCCAGACCCAGCAGTGTACGGGAAACCGAGCCGACGGGTAATCGAATTTGTAGCCAACCGCACCGCTTTCCAGAACACAGGCAGCAGTTTACTCGTTCTCCTGCGAGCGCAGACGGCCGTGCGGGTTCGTGACGGCGATGGCCAGCTGCTTCGCGCGCTCGACAATCAGCTTGCGCTTCTTGGAGGCCACTCCGTGGGCGATCTCGGCACAGTAGACGCGGTTCTGCATCAGCAGCACCTCCAGCTCGCGCACGTTGTGCACCAGGAACTTCTTGAAGCCGTTCGGGAGCATGTGGCGGGTGCGCTTGTTCGAGCCGTAACCGATGTTCGGCATCAGGTACTGGCCCTTGAAGCGGCGGCGCACTCGGTTGTCGATACCTTTCGGCTTGCGCCAGTTTGGCTGGAAGAGAGGGAGAAAAGGTATTATTAGTTAGCATTCCAGAGATTCAATTTAGAAAtcaataaacataaacaaaattttagtcTAGGATGTCACTAAAGAATAAAAGCTTGTTTTTAcaagtttctcaaaaaaaacCAATTAAAATACTTACTGCAAGTTTGTCATATCGGTCCGACTGGTGGCGGATGAACTTCTTCGTCCGCTTCTTGACGATCTTCGGTTTGTAGGCTGGACGCAAAGCCATTTTTGCTGCTGGAAAAGGAAACAACAAGATAGATTGAGGTTAGGTTTCAGTTCTGTATCTTTACGGAACAGGTACGGAAGTCAGAATCGAATGTAAAGGTGGAATTTGAGTGGTGCAGATTTGCCGGAAGCTACCGCATGAACATGCCTGTCGAAAACTAGTCGAATTAAGCTAATATGAGTGATTCTTCTGTGGGAAACGTGTCGGACGTAGGTCTTCCAGACTCTTGTAAGACCACCGTAAACAACATtgaataaacgcaatttttcaCGCCGCAAAAAAACGTTTTCCACCAAAACTTTCACGCACATCAAAAGTAACATGGTTTTGCACAATTCAACACTatagttttactttaaaatcaaatttatcacCAGAATTTCACTTACTTTTATTCGGAGAACAACACGCGGCTGATCGCTCAAAATGGAAGGAGCAACCAAAAGGAAGGCTTCCCGAAAGGTTGACACGCGGGTGACAGCTGGCAGTTTGACAGCTGAGCTTTTCAACACGGCGTGGTTGGCAGCAATGCGGCGGGGGGCTTTCGTTGGTTGTCTTTTTATGCCGGCGTTTGAGAGTGGTGGAGCTGCAtggtgttttgttgtttttttctcctaaattatttatttattacgtACGTCTTCTTAAAGTGCGTAAAGTTAGTCGAGATGGATCATAAACGGTCTTAGACGTCAACTGACACCGCAAAGGAAAAATAGAGAGCGTAAAGTTATTACAAGTTGGATTTCTGATCCCTTTTATGGcgaaattaatttttgtttgtatgcGTAAACCAGCCTTCGCTTCTCTCTATTTCTGCActtttaaaacatgtaaaatagtagtttatgcaacaagttgcaaaaagaggattttttcagctcgagtcgtacatttatccaacgaggttcaccgagttggataaatacgaagagtgctgaaaaaatcaagttttgcaacgagttccatacaacattttttgcaattccaaaaaacacacactgagtgaaattttatgtaaaattttcatgtactttgccaataaatcgtttaaatcaaaaaaatgttgaaaagtgtaacttttcgaaacaagtgccgaaaagttcaacttttcagcacccatttgagtgctgaaaagtagaacttttcagcatttattttgaaaagtattgctattcgattctattattttttgtacagaaaagtaggctatttcgtcgttcaagaatgacaggaaaaatgagtagtttcacgacggaattgcaaaaaaatacatttgaaaactatttgttttgatattaaaattattttgctcTGGATTGTTCCAATGTTCTTGATAAgcttgaagaaaaagttgaaattaatgaaaaatattaatgtactaatagaaatagaaatagataaaattccttctacaagaaaaaaaatccttctacaAGAAGTCCCATTCTTtgcgaagttatggaaatcgtcattaaactaggacgtcaatgattgtaccacaaaattacataaatttttaaacgcTTTTTATTTACATCGAAATATCTTTCAGTGGCTTGAAGAAcacccggcacatgctgattctttttggtgctgaaattcgttaaattgaatttaatacagaatattttatagtgatgatcaaatttcttcgaaaattatcaacggcttcaccttaagacatttatttatattttgaagaatatttgcaaagatttttatttttagtgtgATAAATAtacttatttttgaaactttgaaaatacataattttattgttttgtaattttattttcagattcgtttatgtttttcacaaaaaacaataaaatcaaaaaatgtatttttttcgttgttctaTATTTGATTGTCTAGCTTAAGTATGACCATTAAACTACTCTGAAGTGATTTCAATAGTTAAATCCATGATAGCGACCATAATGGCGGTGATGATATTTAGAGAAAtgcattttgttttgtaaaatggtTGCCTGTTGCCTAGGAAATTGCAAAACagttcagctgtcaaaatttttatgtccccttttcaaatgttgctccagatacaGGGTCGTTTCAACTTTCCCAAAATAAAATCCGCGAAAACCGCGCCGAGCTTTTTCAAATCCGCGAAATCCGTGCCATacaatttcaaatcaattcagtgtttttaaatactaaTTAAGTATAAGATTCGAAATCACATTTATCAAAGAAATTAGcaaacgcatttttttattgttcattttgtaagaattatttaaaaaaatataaattatgttttactaAGAGAAATTTGTGAAATAGATTTGGGGTTAACATATCAAATATCAAGAAATAAGCATTcgatatataaaataaataggggagtttggggtaatatggacagtgggggtaatttggacacacctttaaaaatcacgttttcttcggatataaagtgaaaacggcaatttaagtgataatgctagtactagtaatggcctaggagtaaggacaaaccaaaaaagttggaataggttaagtagttttggtataatatgtaaaagtttccaaaggccggttggcactgccttaaattctaatatttgaaggttaggaaataagggTTTTGCAGgagttatatggcaaaaaagtggacattttttgtttaagagggatgcttggacgatgcctgagatatgtacgtataaaaattgtgcattttatccatttttatcatcaaaaatcgcagtttatgatagaatatgccatgggggtaatttggacatggcttgtggggtaatttggacatacctgaaagtctacctgtcaggcaacaaaaaagtaactttcatggttggatgagtttttaaagggatttagataaatttagagggatttaatatgtcaaaaccatcaaaaatgaatgtgagcaatgagaactttcacaaaacccctattttttaatttagataaatttattccaatattcgaattgatgaaaatctgattactgcacatttggcgttcaacaagactctaatgttgattgcttttaattaatttctttgacatttctaatttctatgctggtttacagtaatatttaaatttgaagggctacagaatgtaaaatttaaaaaaaatgatattttctggCTAATAAatttagcatgagcatgagagaccacccatggttgtccttctccgttgcgaTATTTTCTGgctaataaattctatataaagattgatttatataaacataaacgataaataccttaatcactaaaaacaagtatagtgtgcctgatccagaatcaatgtttaaatcatttcagtattaatgattaaattatgtatactacactgaactatttgttatcttcctaaagaattatagttctatcacaaaatcattatttaaacctttgatgaaatattgtgagcaaaacaacacttcaaaatataaagcaattacgaaaccaggttgaaggataaaaaacatgctcaaaaaatcaaatgttaaacttattcttcaacatgtgtccaaattacccctcaaaaggtgttcatattaccccacaaggcatgtccaaattaccccacaaggcatgtccaaattaccccataggggtgttcatattacccccacacaaaaatgtgggggtaatttggacaccttttaatttttgcgataaaaatgggtttttcatcaaaatttatcggaataaatgacatttttccatcaaatatggtctctattatcctctggtgtcatccacattcctttaaaatatccatacagcccgtgacagagcaatttccttagggtgtccaaattaccccacactcccctatttgggtaaaacaataatttttgttattctagtgttttatattttccaaatattttcaatttatattcCATGTTTCATTTAATTTGGTAGGTTGCCAGAAATGATTAATTCTGAAGGttatttttgcagcaaaatgcgAAACgtgtttttgatatattttatattctttttttataaattagcttatatattttttttgcgcaaATGAAAGCAAATCAGgtaaaagcttaaaaatcagAACCTaacggaaataaaaaaaatgccagaCTTAAATAAGTTAATACCACTGAACAGCGATGGCATTGTTAAGATTtcgaatataaatatttttcaactggttAGGTTTGTCTTaacatttatattaaaaaaaaaacatgtaggagaacagcatctaattccagcgtgcctcaaatgttggcaggtcagaactttgacattcaattaaagctaaataaaaacgttttca from Culex quinquefasciatus strain JHB chromosome 3, VPISU_Cqui_1.0_pri_paternal, whole genome shotgun sequence includes:
- the LOC6032252 gene encoding 60S ribosomal protein L32, translating into MALRPAYKPKIVKKRTKKFIRHQSDRYDKLAPNWRKPKGIDNRVRRRFKGQYLMPNIGYGSNKRTRHMLPNGFKKFLVHNVRELEVLLMQNRVYCAEIAHGVASKKRKLIVERAKQLAIAVTNPHGRLRSQENE
- the LOC6032250 gene encoding DNA-directed RNA polymerase II subunit RPB7 produces the protein MFYHISLEHEILLHPRYFGPQLIETVKQKLYTEVEGTCTGKYGFVIAVTTIDDIGSGVIQPGQGFVVYPVKYKAIVFRPFKGEVLDAVVTQVNKVGMFAEIGPLSCFISHHSIPADMQFCPNGNPPCYKSKDEDVVIALEDKIRLKIVGTRVDATGIFAIGTLMDDYLGLACS